A genomic segment from Scomber japonicus isolate fScoJap1 chromosome 11, fScoJap1.pri, whole genome shotgun sequence encodes:
- the cmklr2 gene encoding chemerin-like receptor 2, translating to MTDSSEDYENYTYEYYLEYGDLEDIKVDHRQRETMHIISVVIYIISFVLGLIGNGFVIWVTSCKSKKTVNSVWLLNLAIADFVFVLFLPFYIDYILRDFHWDFGVIMCKINSFVSVMNMYASVLFLTVLSIDRYVSLVHLNWSQRYRTVERAWVVCGCIWVLAAAMSCPALIFRDTMRLHDKVVCFNNFHAQDGHTAAVRHIIIVVIRTTVGFLLPFTAICVTGILLTIKVNRSKGSVRLSSFSKTVSAVILAFFLCWAPFHTFSLMELSIHSSLYLHNILKTGFPLATSLGFFNSCINPMLYMLLGKRVRKILKRACLDITKSSLRELSQSISATEIETVPGAPQDSSPEEPVESSTL from the coding sequence ATGACTGACTCCAGCGAGGACTATGAAAACTACACTTATGAATATTACCTTGAGTATGGCGACTTGGAAGACATTAAAGTGGACCACAGGCAGAGAGAAACTATGCACATTATCTCAGTGGTCATCTACATTATCTCCTTTGTGCTTGGCCTGATTGGAAACGGCTTCGTCATCTGGGTGACGagctgtaaaagtaaaaagactGTCAACAGTGTGTGGTTGCTCAATCTAGCAATCGCAGACtttgtatttgtgctttttCTACCTTTCTACATTGATTACATACTGCGGGACTTTCACTGGGACTTTGGTGTGATCATGTGTAAGATTAATTCATTTGTGTCTGTGATGAACATGTATGCCAGTGTACTCTTTCTCACAGTGCTCAGTATAGACCGATATGTCTCCCTGGTCCACCTTAACTGGTCTCAAAGGTATCGCACTGTAGAGAGAGCCTGGGTGGTATGTGGTTGCATATGGGTGCTAGCTGCTGCCATGAGCTGTCCTGCGCTGATCTTTCGTGACACCATGCGCTTACATGACAAGGTGGTGTGCTTCAACAACTTCCATGCACAGGATGGACACACGGCAGCTGTAAGACACATCATAATAGTGGTCATTCGCACCACTGTGGGCTTCCTGCTGCCGTTTACTGCCATATGTGTAACAGGCATACTTCTGACAATCAAAGTGAATCGATCTAAGGGCTCAGTTCGTTTGTCCAGCTTCTCCAAAACAGTCTCTGCAGTGATTCTGGCCTTCTTTTTATGCTGGGCTCCTTTTCATACTTTCAGCTTGATGGAGTTGTCCATACATTCCTCACTATACTTACATAACATACTGAAAACTGGCTTTCCTCTGGCGACCAGTTTAGGTTTTTTTAACAGCTGCATTAACCCCATGCTCTATATGCTGCTGGGCAAAAGGGTTCGTAAGATCCTGAAGCGTGCATGCCTGGACATTACGAAAAGCTCACTGAGAGAGCTCAGCCAGTCCATCTCTGCCACTGAAATTGAGACTGTCCCAGGTGCTCCTCAAGACAGTTCACCAGAGGAGCCAGTGGAGTCATCAACTCTATGA
- the LOC128367864 gene encoding NADH-ubiquinone oxidoreductase 75 kDa subunit, mitochondrial-like yields MLRLPVVSRSLFPAAITKRGAGAVNNGRTAATATAPASNLLEVFVDGTPIMVEPGTTVLQACEKVGMQIPRFCYHERLSVAGNCRMCLVEIEKVPKPVAACAMPVMKGWNILTNSDKTRKAREGVMEFLLANHPLDCPICDQGGECDLQDQSMQFGSDRSRFTESKRAVEDKNIGPLIKTIMTRCIQCTRCVRFASEIAGVEDLGTTGRGNDLQIGTYVEKMFMSELSGNVIDICPVGALTSKPYAFTARPWETRKTESIDVLDAVGSNIVVTTRGGEVMRILPRIHEDINEEWISDKTRFAYDGLKRQRLTQPMVKNEAGQLVPTTWEDVLTRVAGALQGVGGHDVAAVVGGLVDAETLISLKDLLNRLNSDNLCTEEVFPMSGAGSDLRSNYLLNTGIAGIEEADLLLLVGTNPRYEAPLFNARIRKGWLHNELQVALVGMEVDLSYTYDHLGESAKVLQEIASGTHPFAQVLAKAKHPVVVVGSSCLQREDGAAIMAAVSTIAQNARISSAVEESWKVLNVLHRVASQVAALDLGYKPGVEAIRKNPPKVLFLVGADADCITRQDLPKDSFIIYQGHHGDAGAPMADIILPGAAYTEKCSTYVNTEGRAQQTKVAVTPPGIAREDWRIIRAISELAGVTLPYDTLDEVRGRLAEVSPNLVRYDDVEEANYFKQANQLSKAVNQAVLTEPLVPPQITVKDFYMTDPISRASQTMAKCVKAVKEGAQAVDEPAIC; encoded by the exons ATGTTGCGTTTGCCTGTTGTGAGCCGGAGTCTTTTTCCAGCAGCCATCACAAAAAGAGGCGCCGGTGCAGTCAACAATG GTCGCACTGCAGCTACAGCAACAGCACCTGCCAGTAACCTCCTGGAGGTGTTTGTGGATGGGACTCCTATCATGGTGGAGCCAGGAACCACAGTGTTACAG GCATGTGAGAAAGTAGGCATGCAGATTCCCCGTTTCTGCTACCATGAGCGCCTGTCAGTTGCTGGTAACTGTCGCATGTGTCTTGTGGAGATAGAAAAAGTTCCCaag CCAGTGGCAGCTTGTGCTATGCCTGTCATGAAGGGCTGGAACATCTTAACCAATTCTGACAAAACAAGGAAGGCGAG AGAGGGTGTGATGGAGTTCCTACTGGCTAACCACCCATTAGATTGTCCAATCTGTGATCAGGGGGGAGAATGTGATCTACAG GACCAGTCCATGCAGTTTGGCAGTGACAGGAGCCGCTTCACAGAGAGCAAAAGAGCTGTGGAAGATAAGAACATTGGCCCGCTCATCAAAACCATTATGACTCGCTGTATCCAGTGCACTCGCTGTGTGCG CTTTGCCAGTGAGATTGCAGGTGTGGAGGACCTGGGCACCACAGGCAGAGGCAATGACCTGCAGATTGGGACCTATGTGGAGAAGATGTTCATGTCGGAGTTATCTGGGAATGTTATTGATATATGCCCGGTGGGGGCCCTGACCTCTAAACCATACGCGTTCACTGCTCGCCCTTGGGAGACCAG GAAGACTGAATCCATTGATGTTCTGGACGCTGTGGGTAGTAACATTGTGGTGACCACTCGTGGCGGTGAAGTGATGAGAATCCTTCCTCGTATTCATGAGGATATAAATGAGGAGTGGATCTCAGACAAAACCAG GTTTGCTTATGATGGACTTAAGCGGCAGAGGCTTACCCAGCCAATGGTGAAAAATGAGGCAGGACAGTTGGTGCCCACAACCTGGGAAGATGTGCTGACTCGTGTTGCTGGAGCA CTGCAAGGAGTTGGAGGACATGATGTTGCTGCAGTTGTTGGAGGCCTTGTTGATGCAGAGACTCTCATTTCTCTGAAAGACTTGCTGAACCGTTTGAATAGTGACAACCTGTGCACTGAGGAGGTGTTCCCCATGTCTGGAGCAGG aagtGATCTGCGTTCAAACTATCTTCTTAACACTGGGATTGCTGGCATCGAAGAAGCTGACCTGCTGCTTCTGGTTGGGACTAACCCACGCTATGAGGCTCCTCTTTTTAACGCAAGAATCAGAAAAGG TTGGCTTCACAATGAGTTGCAAGTGGCCCTAGTAGGAATGGAAGTGGACCTAAGTTATACCTATGACCATCTTGGGGAGTCTGCAAAGGTTCTTCAAGAAATTGCATCAGGAACTCACCCATTCGCACAG GTCTTGGCTAAAGCAAAGCATCCTGTTGTTGTGGTTGGCAGCAGCTGCCTGCAGAGAGAAGATGGGGCTGCGATAATGGCTGCTGTGTCAACTATTGCTCAAAATGCTCGCATCAGCAGTGCAGTGGAGGAAAGTTGGAAAGTTCTCAATGTGCTTCACAG GGTTGCCAGTCAAGTGGCTGCACTTGATCTTGGGTATAAGCCAGGAGTGGAGGCTATCCGGAAGAACCCACCCAAAGTTCTGTTCCTCGTAGGAGCGGATGCTGACTGCATTACTCGCCAAGACCTCCCGAAGGATAGCTTCATAATTTATCAAG GTCACCATGGAGATGCTGGTGCGCCAATGGCTGATATTATACTTCCAGGAGCTGCATACACTGAGAAATGTAGCACCTATGTGAACACCGAGGGCCGTGCCCAGCAGACCAAAGTGGCTGTGACTCCTCCGGGCATAGCCAGGGAGGACTGGAGGATCATCAGAGCTATATCTGAG CTTGCTGGAGTGACTCTGCCCTATGACACCCTTGATGAAGTGCGTGGGAGACTTGCAGAGGTTTCTCCAAATCTGGTGCGATATGATGATGTCGAGGAGGCCAACTACTTCAAGCAGGCTAATCAACTGTCTAAG GCAGTGAACCAGGCTGTCCTTACTGAACCTTTAGTCCCTCCACAGATTACTGTGAAAGATTTCTATATGACAG ATCCGATCAGCAGAGCCTCCCAGACGATGGCAAAGTGTGTGAAAGCTGTGAAAGAGGGCGCACAAGCTGTAGACGAGCCAGCCATATGCTAA
- the LOC128367860 gene encoding INO80 complex subunit D-like: MYEGKHIHFSEVDNKPLCSYSPKLCKQRRLNGYAFCIRHVLEDKTAPFKQCEYVAKYNSQRCTNPIPKSEDRRYCNSHLQVLGFIPKKERKKKHDALEDMRSRAHLESVALNITVPSLALKASNGLDELPPSPPCTRLLPLPDGELLDPFAFYEDDTDGEEVGTPRKSNAIKKKLQSRLVLNQKLCHDTDLFQPPPEHFNPSPAPRVHPSSPLNSHLPRQQSGLLQPPQHSSGTSFNFPGQQQGLLCNPPPPQTVNFLPPGVLANAAPSPVQPSGPSLSRKMPFTATHLVVMRPAAFSPSASCLARLQHLVQLCAKRHREHGDLFPHLGLDWSEDSADDDEEEEEDDADRFVPCQNSWRPQNGLEEDGDSSRRTRLLRLCSYLQEKYKHMCRQERASIRQKRYRYAFRKALLHAASKNPDCAGQLIQELRGSSRSSSSVAPAKQQNTDTGTCTGSTKGQACNNRALPFTQHCFQHILLNRSQQLFASCTAKFADGQQCSIPVFDITHQTPLCEEHAKKMDNFLRGDGNRRVQHQQQQQRKPRKKTKPPALTKKHKKKRRRGPWRPQKPIPPALPQGNLGMPSTSLAMPSQASIRSPSTPDLSTEELPDDITNEMADIPNDLELNQEDFSDVLPRLPDDLQDFDLFEGKNGELLPTTEEAEELVRALQAMGSYPDSLVCLTSMGDLAPSEGVDHRAMSVFPGPVQPGGMGDLLNSRIPTENFTSLELEDNLLQSTGGHFPPSPPSQPANTPPTSGSNLTSSSSTVAPSTTSLLTQTSLTERTFSRTHTSHVLAKSDAPTSSPQGSHYSSEHVPSPYSDQISSPHASSFQTDTPLLLEVPLSGVPGPPRSSWNNIPLPITDPTQFGNLIGSESHLISTSLSTPPATTHSVTLQPMAALSAMPQSGLTGLTTSPAPSSSLPSSSHDLLTSTQPKQQLPQFSAAFGHQLASHSGIPKDVQPSHSSTAPPAGFSIVSATAASANSATPPFTQSK, translated from the exons ATGTATGAAGGCAAACACATACACTTCTCAGAGGTGGACAATAAGCCGTTGTGCTCATACAGCCCAAAGCTCTGCAAGCAGCGCAGACTAAATGGCTACGCTTTCTGTATCCGGCACGTTCTGGAGGATAAGACAGCCCCCTTCAAGCAATGTGAATATGTGGCCAAGTATAATAGCCAGCGATGTACCAACCCCATCCCAAAGTCTGAAGACCGCag ATACTGCAACAGTCATCTGCAGGTTCTTGGCTTTATCCCCAAGAAAGAGCGGAAAAAGAAACATGATGCTTTGGAGGATATGCGCTCGCGGGCTCACCTGGAGTCAGTGGCTCTCAATATAACTGTGCCCTCTTTAGCTTTGAAAGCTTCCAATGGTCTAGATGAACTTCCCCCATCTCCTCCATGTACACGCCTGTTACCCCTTCCTGATGGGGAACTCCTGGACCCTTTTGCCTTTTATGAGGACGACACAGACGGGGAGGAGGTTGGCACTCCTCGGAAGAGCAACGCCATCAAGAAGAAATTACAGAGTCGGCTGGTGCTTAACCAGAAACTCTGCCATGACACGGACCTCTTCCAGCCACCTCCTGAGCACTTTAACCCCTCCCCTGCCCCCCGTGTCCACCCCTCGTCGCCGCTCAACAGTCATCTCCCACGGCAGCAGTCAGGTCTTCTCCAGCCGCCCCAGCACTCCAGTGGGACTTCCTTCAACTTCCCAGGACAGCAGCAGGGTTTATTATGCAATCCACCACCACCTCAGACAGTCAACTTTCTGCCTCCAGGGGTGCTTGCTAATGCAGCACCCAGTCCAGTGCAACCCTCTGGGCCATCACTCAGCAGGAAAATGCCTTTCACTGCTACACACTTGGTAGTCATGCGTCCCGCTGCCTTTTCACCTTCTGCCAGCTGCCTGGCCAGGTTGCAACATCTGGTGCAGCTCTGTGCCAAGAGACACCGGGAGCATGGAGATCTCTTTCCTCATCTAG GATTGGACTGGTCAGAGGACAGTGCTGAtgacgatgaggaggaggaggaagacgacgCAGATAGATTTGTTCCCTGTCAGAACTCTTGGAGACCACAGAACGG GTTGGAAGAAGATGGCGATTCCTCTCGGAGAACGCGGCTACTTAGGCTTTGCTCGTACCTCCAGGAGAAATACAAGCACATGTGCAGGCAGGAGAGGGCAAGTATCCGCCAGAAGAGATATCGCTATGCCTTCCGCAAAGCCTTGCTGCACGCGGCCAGTAAAAACCCTGATTGCGCGGGCCAGCTGATCCAGGAGTTGCGTGGTTCCTCTCGAAGCTCTTCAAG TGTGGCTCCAGCAAAGCAGCAGAACACAGACACAGGGACCTGCACAGGCAGCACAAAGGGCCAGGCTTGCAACAACAGAGCTCTGCCCTTCACTCAGCACTGTTTTCAGC ACATTCTGTTGAATCGTTCCCAGCAGCTCTTTGCTAGTTGCACAGCCAAATTTGCGGACGGTCAGCAGTGCTCGATCCCTGTGTTTGACATCACGCACCAGACACCACTCTGTGAAGAACATGCCAAAAAGATG GATAACTTCCTGCGTGGGGATGGTAACCGACGAgtgcagcaccagcagcagcagcagcgtaaGCCACGTAAAAAGACCAAACCACCGGCGCTcaccaaaaaacacaagaagaagaggaggagagggccGTGGAGGCCTCAGAAACCCATCCCTCCAGCATTGCCACAGGGGAACCTGGGAATGCCTTCTACAAGCCTAGCAATGCCCTCACAGGCCAGCATCAG GAGCCCTTCAACTCCAGACCTGAGTACAGAGGAGCTTCCTGACGATATCACCAATGAAATGGCAGACATTCCAAATGACCTAGAGCTAAACCAGGAGGATTTCTCTGACGTATTACCCAGACTACCTGACGACTTGCAGGACTTTGACTTGTTTGAAG gtAAAAATGGGGAGCTACTACCCACCACGGAGGAGGCTGAGGAGCTGGTGCGTGCACTGCAGGCTATGGGGTCCTACCCAGACTCCTTGGTGTGCCTGACCTCCATGGGAGACCTGGCCCCTTCAGAAGGAGTGGACCACCGAGCCATGTCTGTGTTCCCTGGTCCAGTCCAGCCAGGGGGTATGGGGGATCTGCTCAACAGCCGCATCCCAACAGAGAACTTCACCAGCCTCGAGCTGGAGGACAATCTACTGCAGTCCACAGGCGGTCACTTTCCTCCCTCGCCACCATCTCAGCCTGCTAACACGCCCCCAACGTCAGGCTCCAACCTGACCTCATCTTCTTCTACAGTAgccccctccaccacctcccTGCTCACTCAGACCTCCCTGACAGAGCGAACGTTTTCCCGGACGCACACATCCCACGTCCTGGCCAAGTCAGACGCACCCACATCATCTCCCCAAGGCAGCCACTACAGCAGTGAGCATGTGCCATCCCCATACAGTGACCAAATATCTTCGCCCCATGCCAGTTCCTTCCAGACAGACACCCCTCTGCTGCTGGAAGTCCCTCTTAGCGGTGTACCAGGACCCCCACGCTCGTCATGGAACAATATCCCTCTCCCCATCACTGACCCCACACAGTTTGGAAATCTCATCGGATCAGAAAGTCATCTCATATCCACTTCCCTGTCCACTCCCCCCGCCACCACCCACTCTGTGACGCTGCAGCCTATGGCTGCTCTCTCAGCGATGCCTCAGAGTGGCTTGACAGGCTTAACGACATCCCCTGCCCCCTCGTCCTCACTCCCATCCTCTTCACATGATCTCTTGACCTCCACGCAGCCCAAGCAACAGCTCCCTCAGTTCAGCGCGGCCTTCGGCCATCAATTGGCCTCCCACAGTGGCATCCCGAAAGACGTGCAGCCCAGCCACAGCTCTACAGCACCCCCCGCTGGCTTTTCCATAGTTAGTGCCACCGCTGCAAGTGCCAACAGCGCCACACCACCCTTCACGCAAAGTAAATAA
- the LOC128367865 gene encoding serine/threonine-protein kinase 24-like, which yields MAHSPIQSGLPGIQNFRADPEELFTKLERIGKGSFGEVFKGIDNRTQKVVAIKIIDLEEAEDDIEDIQQEITVLSQCDSPFITKYFGSYLKGTKLWIIMEYLGGGSALDLLEPGSLDETQIATILREILKGLEYLHSENKIHRDIKAANVLMAEQGDVKLADFGVAGQLTDTQIKRNTFVGTPFWMAPEVIKQSAYDSKADIWSLGITAIELAKGEPPHSELHPMKVLFLIPKNNPPTLEGNYSKPLKEFVEACLNKEPSFRPTAKELLKHKLIVRHAKKTSYLTELIDRYKRWKSERSREESSSDESDEEPQGQASGGNDSSNDDWIFNTIREKDLKKLQNGAMQPTELESKQEPESPKRPLSQSLSTIFSPVFSELKDKGETSNGKPEAAEELRAAIFLAEETHPGICDSLVAELVQRFQRFSVPQAATQ from the exons ATGGCTCACTCCCCTATTCAGAGCGGGCTGCCGGGGATTCAG AATTTCCGAGCTGATCCTGAGGAGCTTTTCACCAAGCTGGAGAGGATAGGGAAAGGCTCTTTCGGTGAAGTTTTTAAAGGCATCGACAATCGGACTCAGAAAGTTGTGGCCATTAAGATTATTGATCTGGAAGAAGCAGAGGACGACATCGAAGACATTCAACAGGAGATCACCGTTCTCAGCCAGTGTGACAGTCCCTTTATCACCAAGTATTTTGGATCCTATCTTAAG GGTACAAAATTATGGATTATTATGGAATATTTGGGTGGAGGATCAGCCCTTGATCTG CTGGAACCAGGCTCCCTCGATGAAACACAGATTGCAACCATTCTGAGAGAAATCCTGAAGGGGCTCGAGTATCTGCACTCAGAAAATAAAATCCACAGAGATATCAAAG cTGCCAACGTGTTGATGGCAGAACAAGGCGATGTGAAGCTGGCAGACTTCGGAGTGGCGGGCCAGTTGACAGACACCcagataaaaagaaacacatttgtcGGTACTCCTTTCTGGATGGCACCTGAAGTCATAAAGCAATCTGCCTATGATTCAAAG GCGGACATCTGGTCATTAGGAATAACAGCAATAGAACTGGCAAAAGGAGAGCCGCCTCACTCAGAGCTCCATCCCATGAAGGTTTTATTCCTCATCCCAAAGAACAATCCACCCACACTGGAAGGAAACTACAGCAAACCACTTAAAGAATTTGTCGAAGCCTGTTTAAATAAGGAGCCTAGTTTT AGGCCAACTGCCAAAGAGCTGTTAAAACACAAGTTGATTGTAAGGCATGCCAAAAAGACATCCTATCTGACAGAGCTGATTGACAGATACAAGAGGTGGAAATCAGAGAGGTCTCGGGAAGAATCCAGCTCTGATGAATCTGATGA GGAGCCTCAGGGTCAGGCATCTGGAGGCAATGACTCCAGTAACGATGACTGGATCTTTAACACCATCAGGGAGAAGGACCTGAAAAAACTTCAGAATGGGGCCATGCAGCCTACCGAGCTTGAAAGCAAACAG GAGCCAGAGAGTCCAAAGAGGCCTTTGTCACAAAGCTTATCAACAatcttctctccagtgttttcTGAG TTGAAAGACAAGGGTGAGACGAGTAATGGCAAGCCAGAGGCTGCAGAGGAGCTGCGGGCGGCCATTTTCCTGGCAGAAGAGACACATCCAGGGATCTGTGACTCCCTGGTGGCTGAACTAGTGCAGAGATTTCAGAG GTTTTCTGTGCCTCAGGCGGCCACTCAGTAA
- the slc15a1a gene encoding solute carrier family 15 member 1, translating into MRAVLVLYFKYFLRWDDDMATSIYHVFVALCYLTPILGAIVADSWLGKFKTIIYLSIVYALGQVAMAVSAIHDITDTNRDGSPDNMTFHVVLSMVGLFLIALGTGGIKPCVAAFGGDQFSEHQDKQRRTFFSVFYLCINGGSLLSTIITPILRAQECGIQTKQSCYPLAFGVPAALMVVALVVFIVGSGMYYKAEPQGNIMLDVCKCIGFAIKNRYRHRSSEHPKREHWMDWAEEKYEKLLIAQIKMVLRVLFLYIPLPMFWTLFDQKGSRWTLQATNLDGNFGLLVIQPDQMQTVNPILILTLVPIMDSVIYPLIQKCGLNFTPLKRMTVGMLLAAIAFVCAALVQIQVDTTLPTFPSASQSQLKLLNMGSTPVTVNMPDNEPLELSAALASDEFFTFKAGNISISLTKSGSPAQAKLIPLVSGKRQTLLIPSNISEEWVLTQDLIKKPEEGNNAIRFVNGMDTDVDVSIAGTDVGLIGPSYYSNYTQITYGKTTFTISSGSQSCEYTKDFGFGSSYTFFIPAITNCQEGITMAEDIKPNSVHMALQIPQYFFITAGEVMFSVTGLEFSYSQAPSNMKAVLQAGWLLTVAVGNFIVLIVAELAKLPKQWAEYVLFASLLVAVCIIFSFMAYTYTYMDPAEIEAQFTKKVHDDDDDDEDDKSKLKKTEIEMVKKDSIKSHDEDDPDKQTKM; encoded by the exons ATGCGCG CTGTCCTGGTACTGTACTTCAAGTACTTCTTGCGCTGGGATGATGATATGGCCACTTCCATCTATCACGTCTTTGTGGCTCTGTGCTACCTAACCCCTATTCTCGGGGCCATTGTGGCTGACTCCTGGCTGGGAAAGTTCAA GACTATCATCTACTTGTCCATTGTCTATGCACTTGGCCAGGTTGCGATGGCTGTCAGTGCAATCCATGACATCACTGACACAAACAGAGATGGGTCACCAGACAACATGACCTTTCATGT TGTGTTGTCCATGGTGGGACTCTTCCTCATTGCTCTGGGCACTGGTGGTATCAAACCTTGTGTGGCTGCCTTTGGTGGAGACCAATTTAGTGAGCACCAG GACAAGCAGAGGAGAACTTTCTTCTCTGTATTCTACCTGTGCATCAATGGCGGCAGTCTCCTGTCAACTATTATCACTCCAATCCTCAGAG CTCAGGAGTGTGGCATCCAGACTAAGCAGAGCTGTTATCCTCTGGCCTTCGGTGTCCCTGCAGCACTAATGGTGGTTGCACTCG TGGTGTTCATCGTTGGGAGTGGTATGTACTATAAAGCTGAGCCACAAGGGAATATCATGCTggatgtgtgtaaatgtatcgGG TTTGCAATCAAAAACCGCTACAGGCACAGAAGCAGTGAGCATCCAAAAAGGGAGCACTGGATGGACTGGGcagaagaaaaatatgaa AAACTCCTCATTGCTCAAATCAAGATGGTGCTGAGGGTCCTCTTTTTATACATCCCACTTCCAATGTTCTGGACCCTATTTGACCAAAAG GGTTCTCGATGGACTCTGCAGGCCACCAACTTGGATGGGAACTTT GGGCTACTTGTTATCCAGCCTGATCAGATGCAG ACTGTCAACCCCATCCTGATCCTGACTCTGGTGCCTATCATGGACAGCGTTATCTACCCTCTAATCCAAAAGTGTGGCCTGAACTTTAC ACCTCTGAAAAGAATGACAGTGGGGATGCTTCTGGCAGCTATAGCTTTTGTCTGTGCTGCACTGGTTCAGATTCAAGTTGAT ACTACACTGCCCACCTTCCCATCAGCCTCCCAGAGTCAGCTGAAATTACTCAACATGGGTAGTACACCAGTGACAGTTAACATGCCTGACAATGAGCCACTGGAACTTTCTGCAGCTCTG GCCAGTGATGAATTCTTCACATTCAAAGCAGGAAATATCAGCATTTCACTCACTAAGTCAGGCAGTCCTGCACAGGCTAAACTCATTCCCTTGGTCAGTGGAAAGCGACAAACACTTCTCATTCCCTCAAACATCAGTGAGGAATGGGTGTTG ACTCAAGATTTGATTAAAAAGCCAGAGGAAGGCAACAATGCAATCCG GTTTGTAAATGGTATGGATACAGATGTGGACGTATCCATTGCTGGAACAGATGTAGGATTAATTGGGCCATCTTATTATTCCAACTACACCCAGATAACATATGGAAA GACCACCTTCACCATAAGTAGTGGTTCACAGTCTTGTGAGTACACCAAGGACTTTGGATTTGGAAGTTCATACACTTTCTTTATCCCTGCCATTACCAAT tgtcaGGAAGGTATTACTATGGCAGAAGACATCAAGCCCAACTCGGTTCACATGGCCCTCCAGATCCCACAGTACTTCTTTATAACTGCTGGTGAAGTGATGTTTTCTGTTACTGGTCTGGAGTTTTCTTATTCACAG GCACCTAGTAACATGAAAGCAGTACTGCAAGCAGGCTGGCTGCTCACCGTTGCAGTTGGAAACTTCATCGTTCTGATTGTGGCTGAGCTCGCAAAGCTTCCCAAACAG TGGGCAGAGTATGTTCTCTTTGCCTCCCTCTTGGTGGCTGTATGTATCATCTTCTCCTTTATGGCATACACCTACACCTACATGGACCCTGCTGAAATTGAAGCCCAGTTCACGAAGAAGgttcatgatgatgatgatgatgatgaggatgataaAAGCAAGTTAAAGAAGACAGAGATTGAAATGGTCAAGAAAGACTCGATTAAATCTCATGATGAAGATGATCCagacaaacaaactaaaatgtga